The Paenibacillus sp. RC334 nucleotide sequence GCTCAAGCAATACTGGTTTACATTTGTCTTTCGCTGCTTTCAGCGCCATTGATCCGGCAATTTTAAACGCCATTTCATTGGAATCGACATCATGGTATGATCCGTCCACGATTGTAGCTTTAACGTCCACAAGCGGAAAGCCTGCGATAACGCCGTTTTTCATTTGTTCCTCAATACCAGCAAGAGCAGGAGCGATGTACTCTCTAGGAACAGAGCCGCCGACTACCTTACTTTCGAATTGGCTACCAGTACCTGGCTCAAGCGGTTCGAACTCAACCCATACGTGACCATATTGACCACGACCACCGGATTGACGAACGAATTTACCTTCGACACGTGCTGGAGCACGGAACGTTTCACGGTAAGCAACCTGTGGTTTACCCACATTGGTTTCCACCTTAAACTCACGACGCATACGGTCGATGATGATATCAAGGTGAAGCTCACCCATACCTGCCAAGATGGTTTGGCCTGTTTCTTCGTTAGTATGAGCGCGAAGAGTTGGATCTTCTTCGGTCAATTTACCGAGGGCAACAGACATTTTATCTTGGTCGGCTTTGGTTTTAGGCTCAACCGCGATTTCGATAACCGGATCAGGGAAATTCATGGACTCAAGAATAACTGGATTCTTCTCATCACACAGTGTATCACCTGTACCTGTATCTTTCAAACCTACGGCTGCCGCAATATCACCGGAGTAAACTACAGTGATTTCTTGACGGCTGTTCGCATGCATTTGAAGAATACGTCCGATACGTTCGCGCTTGCCTTTTGTTGCATTCAATACGTATGAACCGGATTGAAGAACACCGGAGTATACGCGGAAAAATGTCAACTTACCAACGTAAGGGTCCGTCATGATTTTGAAGGCCAATGCGGAGAAAGGCTCTTCATCGGAAGAGTGACGTTCAACTTCCGTACCGTCTTCCAAATGCCCTTGAATACTTGGCACGTCAGTAGGAGCCGGCAAATAGTCGAGAACAGCATCCAACATCAGCTGAACACCTTTGTTACGGTAAGAAGATCCACAGATAACTGGGAAGATTTTAACTTCTACAACACCTTTACGGAGAGCGGCTTTAATTTCAGCAACCGAAATTTCTTCGCCTTCCAGGTATTTCATTGTCAAATCTTCGTCCAGTTCAGCAACCTTCTCAATCAATTCATTACGGAGTTCTTCAACTTTATCTTTGAATTCCGCAGGAATTTCGACTTCTTCGATATCTTGACCAAGATCATCTTTGTACATATGAGCTTTTTGTTCAACGATATCGATGATACCAGTAAAATCATTTTCTGCGCCGATTGGCAATTGAATCGCAACTGCGTTCGCTTGAAGGCGATCACGCATGTCGGAGACAACATTCAGGAAGTCGGCACCAATGATATCCATTTTGTTTACATATGCGATCCGTGGAACGCCGTAGCGATCAGCCTGTCTCCATACGGTTTCGGACTGAGGCTCAACGCCTTCTTTCGCACTGAAAACACCAACTGCTCCGTCCAATACACGAAGGGAACGTTCAACTTCAACAGTGAAGTCAACGTGCCCCGGGGTGTCGATGATATTGACGCGGTGACCTTTCCAGGCAGCGGTCGTCGCAGCGGAAGTAATCGTGATTCCGCGCTCTTGTTCTTGTTCCATCCAGTCCATTGTCGCAGCGCCTTCGTGAACTTCACCGATTTTGTGCGTACGTCCTGTGTAGAACAAGATCCGCTCTGTTGTTGTGGTTTTACCCGCGTCAATATGAGCCATGATCCCGATATTACGTGTATTCGTCAAGGAGAACTCTCTTGCCATGAAATGGGTCTCCCTTCAAAATTGAAGTTATTTTTTTGAGCTGAATCCTACCAACGATAGTGAGCAAACGCTTTGTTCGCTTCAGCCATTTTGTGCGTATCTTCGCGTTTCTTCACGGAAGCGCCTGTGTTGTTGGAAGCGTCGATAATCTCAGCTGCCAAACGCTCTTCCATAGTTTTCTCGCCGCGGTTGCGGGAGTAGTTTACGAGCCAACGTAAACCCAGGGAAGTACGTCTTTCTGGTTTTACCTCGATTGGTACTTGGTAGTTGGCACCGCCGACACGGCGTGCTTTAACTTCCAGGACTGGCATGATATTCTTAATAGCTGCTTCAAAAACTTCCATCGGGTCATTCCCCGTACGTTCTTGGATAAGCTTGAACGCATTGTACAGAATGCTTTGAGCAACGCCTCGTTTTCCGTCGAGCATGATGCGGTTGATCAGGCGGGTAACCAACTTGCTGTTATATACCGGATCTGGCAACACGTCTCTTTTGGTAACTGGACCTTTGCGTGGCATGGATATCCCCCTTTCTTACATGTTAAACCGATTTATTCGGTTTATATTCATTAGGATTTTTTAGCTTTAGGGCGTTTTGCGCCGTATTTGGAACGAGCTTGCATGCGGTTGTTTACGCCTGCAGTATCCAAAGCACCGCGAACGATATGGTAACGTACACCTGGAAGGTCTTTTACACGACCCCCGCGAATCAGCACTACGCTGTGTTCTTGCAGGTTGTGTCCGATACCCGGAATGTAAGCAGTCACCTCTACACGGTTCGTCAAACGAACACGAGCATATTTACGAAGTGCGGAGTTTGGTTTTTTGGGAGTCATAGTACCTACACGAGTGCATACTCCGCGTTTTTGCGGGGCACTGATGTCGGTAGCTTCACGTTTCAAGGCGTTAAAACCTTTTTGCAAAGCCGGTGATTTCGATTTCTCGATTTTGGCTTGACGTCCTTTACGAACTAGTTGGTTAATAGTTGGCATTGTGGTTGCCACCCCCTTCCTCAATTTTTACTGTTGCTTCACAAACCATTTCTAAGCCCACAGACCCAGGCGGTTCATAAAAGAACAAATGAAAAGTCTTTGCCGCCAAGAATTCATTCTCTTAGACAAAAACGTTCCTTACCCTATTGTTTTACGATAGCAGCCATAGCGGCTCCCACTTCAATCCCACATGCAGCTCCGAGATTTTTCATTGTATCTACAAGAGTCACTTTGACTCCTTGCTTGTTGCACAAAGCAATGATGTTGGAAGTGAGACGTGGATCTGCGTCTTCTGCCACATATACTTCAGAGGCGAAGCCCAATTCGACCATACGTATGGTTTGTTTGGTACCGATTTTGACATGAGCATCTTGCAGTCCCTGTTCTTTAGACATATCTCATTCCTCCGAAAAGACACAATAGCATATAGGCTGCTCACGCACCTTTGCTATATTAGCATTGACTATAAGCAATGTCAAGACAATTATCGACTATAGTTTGCTTAACAAAGCAATACAATAAATTTCATTTCAAGAAAAAGCGCCGGAACACCGTCTGATAGAGCATAATCTAAAAGCTCCACCAGAGAACGATGTTCCGGGCCCATCATGCCATTTGTTAACGTTATATTACTCGGCCGAAATCGGTTCGAGTTCTTCGGACGAGGATTGCTCCCCTTCCGGTTGGGCAAATTTCACACTGCGGTAACGGTTCATTCCTGTACCTGCAGGGATCAACTTACCAATAATAACGTTCTCTTTCAGACCAAGCAACTGATCGACTTTGCCTTTTATAGCTGCATCGGTCAGCACGCGTGTGGTCTCTTGGAAGGAAGCTGCTGACAAGAAGGAGTCAGTTTCCAGAGATGCCTTGGTGATACCAAGCAGAACCGGTTTGGCTACCGCTGGCTCTTGGCCACTGAGAATTGCTGTCTTGTTCGCATTTTCATACTCGTGCACATCAACAAAGGAGCCTGGAAGCAGCGTGGTATTCCCCGCATCAAGGATACGGATTTTACGCAACATTTGACGAATCATAACTTCCACGTGCTTATCATTGATTTCTACGCCCTGATTCCGATATACGCGTTGAACTTCCTGAAGGATATAGTTCTGTACCCCGCGAATACCTTTAATGCGCAGCATTTCTTTAGGGTCGATTGAACCGTCTGTCAGTTCATCCCCGGCTTCAACAGTCATGCCTTCGCTTACGCGCAGACGAGAACCATACGTAACCGAATAAGTTTTCGTTTCAGCTTCACCCTGAATATCGATCTCACGGCGATCTTTACCTTCACGAATTTCTTTAACTGTACCGTCAATTTCACTGATGGTTGCCTGACCTTTAGGATTACGTGCTTCGAAAAGCTCCTGAATACGCGGCAAACCTTGTGTAATATCGTCGCCCGCTACACCGCCTGTGTGGAATGTACGCATTGTAAGCTGGGTTCCTGGTTCACCGATGGATTGTGCCGCGATAATACCAACTGCTTCACCAATCTCAACGTGTTTGCCAGTAGCCAGATTGCGACCGTAGCATTTCTTGCAGACGCCATGTTTGGCACGACAGCTCAGTACTGAACGAATTTGAAGCTTTTGTACACCAGCTTTAACAATTGCTTCCGCTTTGTCGGAATCGATCAATTCGTTACGGCCAGCCAAAATCTCGCCAGTCTCCGGATGACGTACCGTTTCAAAGCAATAGCGACCTTCCAGACGGTCATACAGATCCTCAATAACTTCTTTACCGTCCTGAATACGGCTTACTGTAAAGCCTTTGTCCGTTCCGCAATCTTCTTCACGCACGATAACATCCTGCGCCACATCGACAAGACGACGAGTCAGGTAACCTGAGTCAGCCGTACGAAGCGCTGTATCCGCCAAACCTTTACGCGCTCCGTGAGTGGAGATGAAGTACTCGAGTACTGTCAAACCTTCACGGAAGTTCGATTTAATTGGGAGCTCGATAATACGACCGGATGGATTCGCCATCAGACCACGCATACCGCCGAGCTGGGTAATCTGTGATTTGTTACCCCGCGCTTTGGAGTCTACCATCATCATGATGGAGTTATAGCGATCCATGGACTTCATCAGCACTTCGGTAATATCATCTTTCGCTTTGGACCAAATATCAATAATCCGGTCATAGCGTTCCTCGTTCGTAATCAGACCACGACGGTATTGATTCGTTACGACTTGCGCTTTGTCCTCAGAACCTTTAAGAATTCCTTGTTTTTCCACCGGCACGATAACGTCCGACACAGCAACAGTTACACCTGAACGAGTAGAATACGTAAAGCCAAGCTGTTTGATTTTATCCAAAATCACAGCTGTTTCTGTTGTATGGTAAGTTTCAAAGCAACGGGCAATAATGTTACCAAGGTAATCCTTACCTACCCCGTTAGCTTGCGGAGCATTTTGAATCGCTTCTGTAAGGTTTACACCCTTTTCGTAAACAAAGAACTCCTCAGCAGTACCATAAAGCAGGTTAGCACGGGTAGCATCATTGATGTACGGGAAGCTGGCCGGAAAAATTTCATTAAAGATAATTTTACCAACCGTAGTGATCAGCATCGCATCCTGTTGTTTTTCCGTAAAGCTCGTTTTATTCAAAGCTTTAACCGGAATAGCTACACGAGCATGAAGACCCGCTGTACCGCGCTGGTAAGCCGATATAGCCTCGTTCATATTGCGAAGGATCATGTTGCTGCCTTCTTCTTCTTTGTTATCCATAGTCAGATAGAAAGAACCAAGGACCATATCCTGGGAAGGAGTAACAACAGGTTTGCCGTCTTTCGGATTCAAAATGTTACCGGATGCCAGCATGAGCAAACGAGCTTCTGCTTGGGCTTCCGCAGACAATGGAACGTGAACCGCCATTTGGTCACCGTCAAAGTCGGCATTATATGCCGTACATACGAGCGGATGCAAACGGATTGCACGACCTTCAACCAAAATCGGTTCAAACGCCTGAATACCGAGTCTATGCAGCGTAGGGGCACGGTTCAGAAGAACCGGATGCTCCCTGATTACTTCTTCGAGCACATCCCATACTTCTGCGCTCACGCGCTCTACTTTACGTTTCGCGCTCTTAATGTTGTGTGCAAGACCTTTGTTCACAAGTTCTTTCATGACAAAAGGTTTGAACAGTTCCAATGCCATTTCTTTCGGCAAACCGCATTGGTACATTTTCAAGTACGGACCTACAACGATAACGGAACGACCGGAGTAGTCAACACGTTTTCCGAGCAAGTTTTGACGGAAGCGTCCTTGTTTACCTTTCAGCATATGGCTGAGGGATTTCAAAGGACGGTTACCCGGACCTGTAACAGGGCGGCCACGACGACCATTATCGATCAGGGCGTCAACAGCTTCCTGCAGCATCCGTTTTTCATTTTGTACGATAATATCCGGAGCACCCAGATCTAGCAGGCGTTTCAGACGGTTGTTACGGTTAATAACACGGCGGTACAAGTCATTCAAGTCAGAGGTAGCAAAACGTCCACCATCCAGCTGTACCATCGGACGAAGCTCCGGAGGAATAACAGGCAGCACGTCCATGATCATCCAGTCCGGCTGGTTGCCGGAGTTACGGAACGCCTCAATCACTTCAAGACGCTTGATCGCACGGTTGCGGCGTTGTCCTTGAGCTGTACGCAGCTCTTCTTTCAGGAATTCCAGTTCTTTGTCTATATCCAAATCTTGAAGGAGCTTCTTAACCGCTTCAGCACCCATACCTGCCTGGAATCCGTAGCCGTATTT carries:
- the fusA gene encoding elongation factor G, whose translation is MAREFSLTNTRNIGIMAHIDAGKTTTTERILFYTGRTHKIGEVHEGAATMDWMEQEQERGITITSAATTAAWKGHRVNIIDTPGHVDFTVEVERSLRVLDGAVGVFSAKEGVEPQSETVWRQADRYGVPRIAYVNKMDIIGADFLNVVSDMRDRLQANAVAIQLPIGAENDFTGIIDIVEQKAHMYKDDLGQDIEEVEIPAEFKDKVEELRNELIEKVAELDEDLTMKYLEGEEISVAEIKAALRKGVVEVKIFPVICGSSYRNKGVQLMLDAVLDYLPAPTDVPSIQGHLEDGTEVERHSSDEEPFSALAFKIMTDPYVGKLTFFRVYSGVLQSGSYVLNATKGKRERIGRILQMHANSRQEITVVYSGDIAAAVGLKDTGTGDTLCDEKNPVILESMNFPDPVIEIAVEPKTKADQDKMSVALGKLTEEDPTLRAHTNEETGQTILAGMGELHLDIIIDRMRREFKVETNVGKPQVAYRETFRAPARVEGKFVRQSGGRGQYGHVWVEFEPLEPGTGSQFESKVVGGSVPREYIAPALAGIEEQMKNGVIAGFPLVDVKATIVDGSYHDVDSNEMAFKIAGSMALKAAKDKCKPVLLEPIMKVEVTAPEEYMGDVMGMLNSRRGRIEGMDSRSGAQIIRAKVPLSEMFGYSTTLRSGTQGRGVFSMELSHYEEVPKSIAEEIVAKTKGGE
- the rpsG gene encoding 30S ribosomal protein S7, which produces MPRKGPVTKRDVLPDPVYNSKLVTRLINRIMLDGKRGVAQSILYNAFKLIQERTGNDPMEVFEAAIKNIMPVLEVKARRVGGANYQVPIEVKPERRTSLGLRWLVNYSRNRGEKTMEERLAAEIIDASNNTGASVKKREDTHKMAEANKAFAHYRW
- the rpsL gene encoding 30S ribosomal protein S12, which produces MPTINQLVRKGRQAKIEKSKSPALQKGFNALKREATDISAPQKRGVCTRVGTMTPKKPNSALRKYARVRLTNRVEVTAYIPGIGHNLQEHSVVLIRGGRVKDLPGVRYHIVRGALDTAGVNNRMQARSKYGAKRPKAKKS
- a CDS encoding ribosomal L7Ae/L30e/S12e/Gadd45 family protein, whose amino-acid sequence is MSKEQGLQDAHVKIGTKQTIRMVELGFASEVYVAEDADPRLTSNIIALCNKQGVKVTLVDTMKNLGAACGIEVGAAMAAIVKQ
- the rpoC gene encoding DNA-directed RNA polymerase subunit beta'; the encoded protein is MLDVNNFEYMKIGLASPEKIRSWSRGEVKKPETINYRTLKPEKEGLFCEKIFGPTKDWECHCGKYKRVRYKGVVCDRCGVEVTRAKVRRERMGHIELAAPVSHIWYFKGIPSRMGLALDMSPRSLEEIIYFASYVVTDPGDTPLEKKQLLSEKEYRSYREKYGYGFQAGMGAEAVKKLLQDLDIDKELEFLKEELRTAQGQRRNRAIKRLEVIEAFRNSGNQPDWMIMDVLPVIPPELRPMVQLDGGRFATSDLNDLYRRVINRNNRLKRLLDLGAPDIIVQNEKRMLQEAVDALIDNGRRGRPVTGPGNRPLKSLSHMLKGKQGRFRQNLLGKRVDYSGRSVIVVGPYLKMYQCGLPKEMALELFKPFVMKELVNKGLAHNIKSAKRKVERVSAEVWDVLEEVIREHPVLLNRAPTLHRLGIQAFEPILVEGRAIRLHPLVCTAYNADFDGDQMAVHVPLSAEAQAEARLLMLASGNILNPKDGKPVVTPSQDMVLGSFYLTMDNKEEEGSNMILRNMNEAISAYQRGTAGLHARVAIPVKALNKTSFTEKQQDAMLITTVGKIIFNEIFPASFPYINDATRANLLYGTAEEFFVYEKGVNLTEAIQNAPQANGVGKDYLGNIIARCFETYHTTETAVILDKIKQLGFTYSTRSGVTVAVSDVIVPVEKQGILKGSEDKAQVVTNQYRRGLITNEERYDRIIDIWSKAKDDITEVLMKSMDRYNSIMMMVDSKARGNKSQITQLGGMRGLMANPSGRIIELPIKSNFREGLTVLEYFISTHGARKGLADTALRTADSGYLTRRLVDVAQDVIVREEDCGTDKGFTVSRIQDGKEVIEDLYDRLEGRYCFETVRHPETGEILAGRNELIDSDKAEAIVKAGVQKLQIRSVLSCRAKHGVCKKCYGRNLATGKHVEIGEAVGIIAAQSIGEPGTQLTMRTFHTGGVAGDDITQGLPRIQELFEARNPKGQATISEIDGTVKEIREGKDRREIDIQGEAETKTYSVTYGSRLRVSEGMTVEAGDELTDGSIDPKEMLRIKGIRGVQNYILQEVQRVYRNQGVEINDKHVEVMIRQMLRKIRILDAGNTTLLPGSFVDVHEYENANKTAILSGQEPAVAKPVLLGITKASLETDSFLSAASFQETTRVLTDAAIKGKVDQLLGLKENVIIGKLIPAGTGMNRYRSVKFAQPEGEQSSSEELEPISAE